A single genomic interval of Streptomyces showdoensis harbors:
- a CDS encoding NtaA/DmoA family FMN-dependent monooxygenase (This protein belongs to a clade of FMN-dependent monooxygenases, within a broader family of flavin-dependent oxidoreductases, the luciferase-like monooxygenase (LMM) family, some of whose members use coenzyme F420 rather than FMN.) — protein sequence MKQVHLAVQLPAIHNVTVWSDPRSESQISIDSFIRLAQAAERGKFDFFFLAEGLRLREHKGEVYDLDVVGRPENLTVLAALAAVTDRLGLAGTVNATFNEPYEVARRLASLDLLSGGRAAWNVVTSYDAFTGENFRRGGFLDEADRYTRAAEFLRTARELWDSWAEGDVLADAASGHFVREGAGRFAHRGRHFDIEGRFTTPRGPQGHPVVIQAGESDAGREFAASDADVIFSKYSRLEEARPFYADVKSRLAKYGRTHGQLKIMPTATAIVADTDEEAVAYADEITRAQVSPQTAIAHLEGVWGRDLSGYDPDGPLPDVDPEPESLVLKGHSVFRKGREETARRWRKLADERGLSIRELMIEVHGGQTFVGSPRTVADAIDHYVQSDGADGFVLVPHLTPGGLDEVVDRVVPLLQEKGVFREEYTGTTLREHLGLGAPTSPEETS from the coding sequence GTGAAACAGGTGCACCTCGCGGTACAGCTGCCGGCCATCCACAACGTGACCGTCTGGTCGGACCCGCGTTCCGAGAGCCAGATCTCCATCGACTCCTTCATCCGGCTGGCGCAGGCGGCCGAGCGAGGCAAGTTCGACTTCTTCTTCCTCGCCGAGGGGCTGCGGCTGCGCGAGCACAAGGGCGAGGTCTACGACCTGGACGTGGTCGGCCGCCCGGAGAACCTGACGGTGCTCGCGGCCCTCGCGGCCGTCACCGACCGGCTCGGTCTGGCCGGCACCGTGAACGCCACGTTCAACGAGCCCTACGAGGTGGCGCGCAGGCTCGCGAGCCTGGACCTGCTGAGCGGCGGCCGGGCGGCCTGGAACGTGGTCACCAGCTATGACGCCTTCACCGGCGAGAACTTCCGTCGCGGCGGCTTCCTGGACGAGGCGGACCGCTACACGCGGGCCGCCGAGTTCCTGCGCACCGCACGGGAGTTGTGGGACAGCTGGGCGGAGGGCGACGTCCTCGCGGACGCCGCTTCGGGACACTTCGTGCGCGAGGGAGCGGGCCGGTTCGCCCACCGGGGGCGGCACTTCGACATCGAGGGCCGGTTCACCACCCCGCGCGGCCCGCAGGGGCACCCGGTGGTCATCCAGGCCGGTGAGTCGGACGCGGGGCGGGAGTTCGCCGCCTCCGACGCGGACGTGATCTTCAGCAAGTACAGCCGGCTGGAGGAGGCGCGCCCGTTCTACGCGGACGTGAAGTCCCGGCTCGCGAAGTACGGACGCACGCACGGGCAGTTGAAGATCATGCCCACCGCGACGGCGATCGTCGCGGACACGGACGAGGAGGCGGTCGCGTACGCCGACGAGATCACCCGGGCGCAGGTGAGCCCGCAGACGGCGATCGCGCACCTGGAGGGGGTGTGGGGCCGGGACCTGTCCGGCTACGACCCGGACGGCCCGCTGCCCGATGTCGACCCGGAGCCCGAGTCCCTGGTCCTGAAGGGGCACTCGGTGTTCCGCAAGGGCCGCGAGGAGACCGCCCGGCGGTGGCGGAAGCTGGCCGACGAGCGGGGGCTGAGCATCCGCGAGCTGATGATCGAGGTGCACGGCGGCCAGACCTTCGTGGGCAGTCCGCGCACGGTCGCCGACGCCATCGACCACTACGTGCAGAGCGACGGGGCCGACGGCTTCGTCCTCGTACCGCACCTGACGCCCGGCGGCCTGGACGAGGTGGTGGACCGGGTGGTCCCGCTGCTCCAGGAGAAGGGCGTCTTCCGCGAGGAGTACACGGGCACGACGCTCCGCGAACACCTGGGCCTCGGCGCCCCCACGTCCCCCGAGGAGACATCGTGA
- a CDS encoding LLM class flavin-dependent oxidoreductase, translated as MVTLHLAVALNDAGWHPAAWRAPDARPAELFSPGYWADLVAEAERGLLDFVTLEDALGQQSAAFHRPDDRTDQVRGGLDAVLVAARVAPLTSRIGLVPTTNVTHTEPFHVAIGIATLDHAARGRAGWRPQIASRAADARHFGRRTTPQLTDEDVLSEERIAARLRPLFAEAADVVEVARRLWDSWEDDAEIRDTATGRFVDRAKLHAVDFEGPLFSVRGPSITPRSPQGQPLVASLAHASTPYEFAARASDLVFVTPDDPADARRILAEVDTAVRTAGRDLAARPLKRFADLVVLLDDTEAEAVARKDRLDTLAGAELASDAHIFTGTPAALADLLLDWRPLGFDGFRLRPAALPHDLEAITRALVPELRRRGAFRTAYTETTLRGHLGLTRPVSRYARV; from the coding sequence ATCGTGACCCTGCACCTCGCCGTCGCCCTGAACGACGCGGGCTGGCACCCGGCGGCCTGGCGGGCCCCGGACGCCCGCCCGGCGGAGCTGTTCTCGCCCGGCTACTGGGCGGACCTGGTGGCCGAGGCCGAGCGCGGACTGCTCGACTTCGTCACCCTGGAGGACGCCCTGGGCCAGCAGTCCGCGGCCTTCCACCGCCCCGACGACCGCACCGACCAGGTCAGGGGCGGCCTGGACGCGGTCCTGGTGGCGGCCCGGGTGGCCCCGCTGACCTCCCGCATCGGCCTCGTGCCGACGACCAACGTCACCCACACCGAGCCCTTCCACGTCGCGATCGGCATCGCGACCCTCGACCACGCCGCCCGCGGCCGGGCCGGCTGGCGCCCGCAGATCGCCTCCCGCGCCGCGGACGCCCGGCACTTCGGCCGGCGCACCACCCCGCAGCTGACCGACGAGGACGTGCTCTCCGAGGAGCGGATCGCCGCCCGGCTGCGCCCGCTGTTCGCGGAGGCCGCCGACGTGGTCGAGGTGGCGCGGCGGCTGTGGGACAGCTGGGAGGACGACGCGGAGATACGGGACACGGCCACGGGCCGTTTCGTGGACCGCGCCAAGCTGCACGCCGTCGACTTCGAGGGCCCGCTCTTCAGCGTCCGGGGCCCGTCGATCACCCCGCGGTCGCCGCAGGGCCAGCCGCTGGTCGCGAGCCTCGCGCACGCGTCGACGCCGTACGAGTTCGCCGCCCGCGCCTCCGACCTGGTGTTCGTCACCCCCGACGACCCGGCGGACGCCCGCCGCATCCTGGCCGAGGTCGACACCGCGGTCCGCACCGCCGGCCGCGACCTGGCCGCCCGCCCGCTGAAGCGCTTCGCCGACCTGGTGGTCCTGCTGGACGACACCGAGGCGGAGGCGGTCGCCCGCAAGGACCGCCTGGACACCCTGGCCGGCGCCGAACTCGCCTCCGACGCCCACATCTTCACCGGCACCCCGGCCGCGCTCGCCGACCTCCTCCTCGACTGGCGCCCGCTGGGCTTCGACGGCTTCCGGCTCCGGCCCGCGGCCCTCCCCCACGACCTGGAGGCGATCACCCGCGCCCTCGTCCCCGAACTCCGGCGCCGCGGAGCCTTCCGCACGGCCTACACGGAGACGACCCTGCGCGGACACCTCGGCCTGACCCGACCGGTGAGCCGGTACGCGCGGGTGTGA
- a CDS encoding NUDIX hydrolase has protein sequence MPEPDTAALAAVLEAAADQAGPPVPLAELCRRAGLSDPAAEAAAPMVQALLGAFGVLRAEGPGVLTVRPEARYFLRSLASYVREGRSLLDNWERPGTAEPPYTGRQVLSGPQFLYLAEERRLALDPHAAPLRRSEVAQVVVKTRLRGRGGRAHYLLLYDARARQYQLPGGHVRSSDTDLRAAAVRELEEELPGYTHTPGRDRLKELGTVPVVQLSRTVGAVTEYRITFFQLETDAPAIPVGPGARWVPEDVLLDPTSLVDDATLNVVALTRLDDSLPGHLHGLPWSLPATQHRSLREVLRDRPWEVAGLVIGVLGLGLSLIPLLM, from the coding sequence ATGCCCGAGCCCGACACCGCCGCCCTGGCCGCCGTCCTCGAGGCCGCCGCGGACCAGGCCGGCCCCCCGGTCCCGCTCGCCGAACTGTGCCGGCGCGCGGGCCTGAGCGACCCGGCGGCCGAGGCGGCGGCGCCGATGGTGCAGGCGCTGCTGGGCGCGTTCGGCGTCCTGCGCGCGGAGGGGCCCGGCGTCCTGACCGTGCGCCCCGAGGCCCGCTACTTCCTCCGCAGCCTGGCCTCGTACGTACGGGAGGGCCGCTCGCTCCTGGACAACTGGGAGCGCCCGGGCACGGCCGAGCCGCCGTACACCGGCCGCCAGGTGCTGTCCGGGCCGCAGTTCCTCTACCTGGCGGAGGAACGCCGCCTCGCCCTCGACCCGCACGCCGCCCCGCTGCGCCGCTCGGAGGTCGCCCAGGTCGTGGTGAAGACCCGCCTCCGGGGCCGCGGCGGCCGGGCCCACTACCTGCTCCTGTACGACGCCCGCGCCCGGCAGTACCAGCTGCCGGGCGGCCATGTGCGCTCCTCGGACACCGACCTCCGGGCGGCGGCCGTCCGCGAACTGGAGGAGGAGCTCCCCGGCTACACCCACACCCCCGGCAGGGACCGGCTGAAGGAGCTGGGCACGGTCCCGGTCGTCCAGCTCTCCCGCACGGTGGGCGCGGTGACGGAGTACCGCATCACGTTCTTCCAGCTGGAGACGGACGCCCCGGCGATCCCGGTGGGCCCGGGCGCCCGCTGGGTCCCGGAGGACGTCCTCCTCGACCCCACGTCCCTCGTCGACGACGCCACCCTGAACGTCGTCGCCCTGACCCGTCTGGACGACTCCCTCCCCGGCCACCTCCACGGCCTCCCCTGGAGCCTCCCCGCCACCCAGCACCGCTCCCTCCGCGAGGTCCTCCGCGACCGCCCGTGGGAGGTGGCGGGCCTCGTCATCGGCGTCCTGGGGCTGGGCCTCTCCCTGATACCGCTGCTGATGTGA
- a CDS encoding fumarylacetoacetate (FAA) hydrolase: MSLPTPALFEALYRGERHVGFGTPGEPDAPHTLYPVADGQLAAAFVATDGSADAIRAAVTGGATPVTVAADDPELRLLPPLLPTATGNALLSGFMGTHRKKWGGETAPEGGEFTPPKWFFKGFGDWVRLPGEPLNVPANPVALIEEPEVALVYVNDADGTPHYAGYTFGNDLCDIGLHRKDPGYNPYCKLCDTALAPWLFLGEPPRSANGRVTITRDGATAWEGSFDCGGDALYFRVKDMVEHLFSFPAVRRPGLVNYVLLGADEASFHDGFRIADGDRIAIDVKSHGIAFENTVTYVSPARLS, encoded by the coding sequence ATGTCCCTTCCGACCCCCGCCCTCTTCGAGGCCCTGTACCGCGGCGAGCGCCACGTCGGTTTCGGCACGCCCGGCGAGCCGGACGCCCCGCACACCCTGTACCCGGTGGCCGACGGGCAGCTCGCGGCGGCCTTCGTCGCCACCGACGGCTCGGCGGACGCGATCCGGGCCGCCGTGACCGGGGGCGCGACCCCGGTCACCGTGGCCGCAGACGACCCCGAGCTGCGGCTGCTCCCGCCGCTGCTTCCGACCGCCACCGGAAACGCGCTGCTCAGCGGCTTCATGGGCACCCACCGCAAGAAGTGGGGCGGCGAGACCGCGCCGGAGGGCGGCGAGTTCACACCGCCGAAGTGGTTCTTCAAGGGCTTCGGCGACTGGGTGCGGCTGCCCGGCGAGCCGCTGAACGTGCCCGCGAACCCGGTGGCGCTCATCGAGGAGCCCGAGGTCGCGCTCGTGTACGTCAACGACGCCGACGGCACCCCGCACTACGCGGGCTACACCTTCGGCAACGACCTGTGCGACATCGGCCTGCACCGCAAGGACCCGGGCTACAACCCGTACTGCAAGCTGTGCGACACGGCCCTCGCGCCCTGGCTGTTCCTCGGCGAGCCGCCGCGCTCGGCGAACGGGCGGGTGACCATCACGCGGGACGGCGCGACCGCCTGGGAGGGCAGCTTCGACTGCGGTGGCGACGCCCTGTACTTCCGGGTGAAGGACATGGTGGAGCACCTGTTCTCCTTCCCGGCGGTGCGGCGCCCCGGTCTCGTCAACTACGTGCTGCTCGGCGCGGACGAGGCCAGCTTCCACGACGGGTTCCGGATCGCCGACGGGGACCGGATCGCGATCGACGTGAAGAGCCACGGGATCGCGTTCGAGAACACGGTCACCTACGTCTCGCCCGCCCGCCTTTCGTGA